In Ornithorhynchus anatinus isolate Pmale09 chromosome 17, mOrnAna1.pri.v4, whole genome shotgun sequence, the following proteins share a genomic window:
- the CLDN8 gene encoding claudin-8, translating into MANRAAAEGALQVCGLALGAVGAVGAVAVTLMPQWRVSAFIGGNIVVFETLWEGLWMSCMRHANVRMQCKVYDSLLALPPDLQAARGLMCTACALALLALGAGALGARCTRCLEATQPAKAYLLPAAGLAFVAAGLAVLIPVCWAAHSVIRDFYDPIVPVATKRELGDALYLGWAVALILLAGGAAFCCSFGRSGRQSSRYSARPRPGALRSHRSRKATSLPSKSRYV; encoded by the coding sequence ATGGCCAACCGGGCCGCGGCCGAAGGCGCCCTGCAGGTGTGCGGCCTGGCGCTCGGGGCCGTGGGCGCCGTGGGCGCCGTGGCCGTGACGCTCATGCCCCAGTGGCGGGTGTCGGCCTTCATCGGCGGCAACATCGTGGTCTTCGAGACCTTGTGGGAGGGGCTGTGGATGAGCTGCATGCGGCACGCCAACGTCCGGATGCAGTGCAAGGTGTACGACTCGCTGCTGGCCCTGCCCCCCGACCTGCAGGCCGCCCGCGGGCTCATGTGCACCGCCTGCGCCCTGGCGCTGCTGGCCCTGGGGGCGGGCGCGCTGGGCGCGCGGTGCACCCGCTGCCTGGAGGCCACCCAGCCCGCCAAGGCCTACCTGCTGCCGGCCGCCGGCCTGGCCTTCGTGGCCGCCGGGCTGGCCGTGCTGATCCCGGTGTGCTGGGCGGCCCACTCCGTCATCCGGGACTTCTACGACCCCATCGTGCCGGTGGCGACCAAGCGGGAGCTGGGGGACGCGCTCTACCTGGGCTGGGCGGTGGCCCTGATCCTCCTGGCCGGAGGCGCCGCGTTCTGCTGCAGCTTCGGCCGTAGCGGCCGCCAAAGCTCCCGGTactcggcccggccccgccccggggccctccGGAGCCACCGGTCGAGGAAGGCGACGAGCCTCCCTTCCAAGAGCCGGTACGTTTAG